The following are encoded together in the Oncorhynchus kisutch isolate 150728-3 linkage group LG8, Okis_V2, whole genome shotgun sequence genome:
- the LOC109895261 gene encoding eukaryotic translation initiation factor 4 gamma 2-like isoform X1 has protein sequence MLGNIKFIGELGKLDLIHESILHKCIKTLLEKKKRVQLKDMGEDLECLCQIMRTVGPRLDHEKARSLMDQYFGRMKSLMNNKDLPARIRFLVQDSVELRENNWVARKAFIDNGPKTINQIRQEAVKDLGVFIPPMAQGMRTDFFLEGPFMPRLKLDRETLGGLADMFGQMPGSGIGTGPGVIQDRYSPTMGRHRTNPLFNGHTAPATQSQFEMGGKPFIKSNQGQNPIFQNQQQQAQSKDMAPRFIKKGSLNADEVQHLISLRPAQSFLLNTNQVPKLQPQIPTMIPPSAQPPRTQTPPLGQPPLLGLKTNPPPIQEKPPKTTKKPPPAKEELLKMTETIVTDYLNSKNIDEAVNSVREMKAPKHFLPEMLSKIVICSLDCPDEDKEHASTLIHTLRTEGLVTGESFMRAFLSVLDQCPKIEVDIPLVKSYLAQFAARAIIAELVSMDELAHPLENGTHFPLFLLCLQQTAKLKDREWLTDLFQQSKVNMQKMLPEIDQNKDRMLEILEGKGLSFLFPLMKLEKELLKQIKADPSPQCIYKWIKDNISPKLHTDKGFVNILMTSFLQYIAQEINASEEEDQLSAPTKEQLDQEKQLLLVFKPVMQKFLHDHQDLQVGALYALQVHCNAKTFPKGMLLRYFVHFYDMEIIEEEAFLAWKEDITQEFPGKGKALFQVNQWLTWLETAEEEESEEEAD, from the exons ATGCTGGGAAATATCAAATTCATTGGGGAACTTGGCAAACTCGATCTTATCCATGAATCTATCCTTCATAAGTGCATCAAAACA cttttggaAAAGAAGAAGAGAGTCCAACTTAAAGATATGGGGGAAGATTTGGAGTGCCTCTGTCAGATAATGAGAACAGTGGGGCCTAGACTCGATCATGAAAAGGCTAGG TCTTTAATGGATCAGTACTTTGGCCGTATGAAATCCTTAATGAACAACAAGGACTTGCCGGCAAGGATTCGTTTCCTGGTGCAGGATTCAGTGGAGTTGCGAGAGAACAATTGGGTGGCTCGCAAAGCTTTTATCGATAATGGACCAAAGACGATTAACCAGATTCGTCAGGAAGCAGTAAAA GATTTGGGTGTTTTTATTCCACCAATGGCCCAGGGAATGAGAACTGACTTCTTTTTGGAGGGGCCCTTCATGCCTAGGTTGAAACTTGACAGGGAAACTCTTGGCGGGTTGGCGGATATGTTTGGACAGATGCCAG GGAGTGGGATCGGCACAGGCCCTGGAGTGATTCAGGACCGGTATTCGCCCACCATGGGCCGTCACCGCACCAACCCACTCTTCAACGGGCACACAGCCCCTGCTACCCAGTCTCAGTTTGAGATGGGAGGCAAGCCCTTCATCAAATCTAACCAG GGGCAGAATCCAATTTTCCAGAACCAGCAACAGCAGGCTCAGTCTAAGGACATGGCACCGCGTTTCATCAAGAAAGGATCGCTCAACGCTGATGAGGTACAACACCTG ATCAGTCTAAGGCCGGCACAGTCATTCCTTCTCAACACAAACCAAGTGCCAAAGTTGCAGCCGCAGATACCAACAATGATTCCTCCAAGTGCTCAACCTCCACGCACTCAAACACCACCACTGGGACAG CCTCCTCTGCTTGGTCTGAAAACCAACCCTCCTCCAATTCAGGAAAAACCTCCAAAGACCACCAAGAAACCGCCTCCTGCAAAGGAAGAGTTGCTTAAGATGACC GAGACCATAGTGACCGATTACCTGAACAGCAAAAACATTGATGAAGCTGTGAACAGTGTAAGAGAGATGAAGGCTCCCAAACACTTCCTGCCTGAGATGTTGAGCAAGATCGTGATCTGTTCTCTTGACTGCCCAGACGAAGACAAGGAGCATGCCAGCACCTTGATCCACACACTCCGCACAGAGGGCCTTGTTACTGGGGAGAGCTTCATGCGG GCTTTTCTCAGTGTTCTGGACCAGTGTCCCAAGATCGAAGTGGACATTCCTCTGGTGAAGTCCTACTTGGCCCAGTTTGCAGCGCGAGCCATCATCGCAGAGCTGGTGAGCATGGACGAGCTAGCCCACCCTCTGGAGAATGGCACCCACTTCCCCCTCTTCCTGCTTTGTCTGCAACAGACTGCCAAGCTGAAGGATCGTGAGTGGCTCACTGATCTATTCCAGCAAAGCAAGGTCAACATGCAGAAGATGCTGCCTG AAATCGACCAAAACAAGGATCGCATGCTGGAGATCTTGGAGGGCAAAGGCCTGAGCTTCTTATTCCCACTCATGAAGCTGGAAAAGGAACTGCTGAAGCAGATCAAAGCAGACCCCTCTCCCCAGTGCATCTACAAGTGGATCAAGGACAACATCTCCCCTAAGCTCCACACCGACAAGGGCTTCGTCAACATCCTCATGACCAG TTTCTTGCAGTACATTGCCCAAGAGATAAATGCCAGTGAGGAAGAAGACCAGTTATCAGCCCCCACTAAAGAACAGCTGGACCAGGAGAAGCAGCTGCTGCTGGTCTTCAAGCCAGTGATGCAGAAGTTCCTGCATGATCACCAGGATCTGCAAGTCGGTGCCCTCTACGCACTGCAGGTCCACTGCAATGCTAAAACTTTCCCTAAAG GAATGTTACTGCGCTATTTTGTCCACTTCTATGATATGGAAATCATTGAAGAAGAAGCCTTCCTTGCATGGAAAGAAGACATAACTCAAGAGTTTCCTGGGAAGGGGAAAGCATTATTCCAG GTGAACCAGTGGCTGACCTGGCTGGAGACTGCTGAGGAAGAGGAGTCTGAGGAGGAAGCTGACTGA
- the LOC109895414 gene encoding RNA polymerase-associated protein CTR9 homolog, translating to MSRGSIEIPLRDTDEVIELDFDQLPEGDEVISILKQEHTQLHIWIALALEYYKQTKTEDFVKLLEAARIDGNLDYRDHEKDQMTCLDTLAAYYVQQARKEKNKDAKKELITQATLLYTMADKIIMYDQNHLLGRACFCLLEGDKMDQADAQFHFVLNQSTNNIPALLGKACISFNKKDYRGALAYYKKALRTNPGCPAEVRLGMGHCFVKLSKLEKARLAFGRALELNSKCVGALVGLAVLELNSKEPDSIKNGVQLLSRAYTIDPSNPMVLNHLANHFFFKKDYSKVQHLALHAFHNTEVEAMQAESCYQLARSFHVQEDYDQAFQYYYQATQFASSTFVLPFFGLGQMYVYRRDKENAAQCFEKVLKAYPNNYETMKILGSLYATSDDQEKRDIAKGHLKKVTEQYPDDVEAWIELAQILEQTDIQGALSAYGTATRILQEKVQADVPPEILNNLGALHFRLGNLGEAKKYFLASLERAKAEGEHDEHYYNAISVTTSYNLARLYEAMCEFHEAEKLYKNILREHPNYVDCYLRLGAMARDKGNFYEASDWFKEALQINQDHPDAWSLIGNLHLAKQEWGPGQKKFERILKQPSTQNDTYSMLALGNVWLQTLHQPTRDREKEKRHQDRALAIYKQVLRNDSKNLYAANGIGAVLAHKGYYREARDVFAQVREATADISDVWLNLAHIYVEQKQYISAVQMYENCLKKFYKHQNTEVLLYLARALFKCGKLQECKQTLLKARHVAPSDTVLMFNVALVLQRLATLVLKDEKSNLKAVLSAVKELELAHRYFSYLAKAGDKMRFDLVLASTEARQCSDLLSQAQYHVARARKQDEEEKEIRAKQDQERDFLRQQMHKEQEEKRTKLEEDQKKLLEQRAMYVEKTKGLLSFADGMKEERKEKRKGGGRRKKGDFDEFVNDGSDEDLPVRRRKKRKGGSGSEEEGRRKRRRPNKGGDDGSDDEEGGSRPKKQRKPRAGGKKMQKYEPVPPSLKGKIKSKAIISSSDSSSDEDGLKIAEDRNPRDSGSGSDNEGGHKKRIASDSESDGGRNRSGSEAGSPQRSGNSVSDSGSDRPVKRKRVQQQSDSEQSDNESKRSRSGSENESRPGSPAAASGSEAGSPACSPHRSDNGSEPGGSAKEASNHGSGSDSD from the exons ATGTCTCGGGGATCAATTGAAATCCCCTTACGGGACACCGATGAG GTCATTGAGCTTGATTTCGACCAGCTGCCAGAAGGAGATGAGGTCATCAGTATCCTGAAACAGGAGCATACACAGTTGCACATATGGATTGCTCTTGCT CTGGAGTATTACAAACAGACGAAGACGGAGGACTTTGTCAAGCTGCTGGAGGCGGCCCGTATCGATGGGAACCTGGACTACAGAGACCATGAGAAGGACCAGATGACCTGTCTGGACACCTTGGCAGCCTACTATGTTCAGCAGGCACGTAAAGAGAAGAACAAAGATGCCAAGAAGGAGCTCATCACTCAGGCCACCCTGCTCTACACCATGGCAGACAAGATCATCATGTACGACCAG AACCACTTGTTGGGAAGAGCCTGTTTCTGCCTGCTGGAGGGGGACAAAATGGACCAGGCTGACGCTCAGTTCCACTTTGTCTTGAACCAGTCTACCAATAACATCCCTGCTCTACTTG GTAAAGCTTGCATCTCCTTCAATAAGAAGGATTACAGGGGAGCATTGGCCTACTACAAGAAGGCTCTACGCACAAACCCTGGATGTCctg CCGAGGTGAGGCTGGGGATGGGCCACTGCTTTGTCAAGCTCAGTAAGCTGGAGAAGGCCCGTCTGGCCTTTGGCCGGGCCCTGGAGCTCAACTCCAAGTGTGTGGGAGCCCTTGTGGGCTTGGCTGTGCTGGAGCTCAACAGCAAGGAGCCCGACTCCATCAAGAATGGAGTGCAGCTCCTATCCAGAGCCTACACCATTGACCCCAGCAACCCCATGGTGCTCAACCACCTGGCTAACCACTTCTTCTTCAAAAAG GACTACAGTAAAGTGCAGCACCTGGCTCTCCATGCCTTTCACAACACAGAGGTGGAAGCAATGCAGGCTGAGAGCTGCTACCAGTTGGCCCGCTCCTTTCATGTACAG GAGGACTATGACCAGGCCTTCCAGTACTACTACCAGGCCACCCAATTTGCCTCGTCTACCTTTGTGCTGCCTTTCTTTGGCCTGGGGCAGATGTACGTGTACCGTAGAGACAAGGAGAATGCAGCCCAGTGTTTTGAGAAGGTCCTAAAGGCCTACCCCAACAACTATGAAACCATGAAGATCCTGGGATCTCTTTATGCTACTTCAGATGATCAGGAAAAGAGAGACATTGCCAAA GGTCATCTGAAGAAGGTGACCGAGCAGTACCCTGATGACGTTGAGGCCTGGATCGAGCTGGCTCAGATCCTGGAGCAGACCGACATCCAGGGCGCCCTCTCTGCTTACGGCACGGCCACCCGCATTCTGCAGGAGAAGGTCCAGGCTGACGTCCCCCCTGAGATCCTCAACAACCTGGGGGCTCTCCACTTCAGACTGGGGAACCTGGGAGAGGCCAAG AAATATTTCCTGGCCTCTTTGGAGCGGGCCAAAGCTGAGGGAGAGCATGACGAGCATTACTACAACGCCATCTCTGTCACCACGTCTTACAACCTAGCCAGGCTCTATGAGGCCATGTGCGAATTCCACGAGGCGGAGAAACTCTACAAGAACATCCTGAGGGAACATCCCAACTACGTCGACT GTTACCTGCGACTTGGCGCAATGGCTCGTGACAAAGGAAATTTCTATGAAGCTTCCGACTGGTTCAAAGAGGCTCTGCAGATTAATCAGGATCACCCAGACGCCTGGTCCCTGATCGGGAATCTCCACTTGGCCAAGCAGGAGTGGGGTCCGGGTCAGAAGAAGTTTGAGCGTATCCTCAAGCAGCCGTCCACTCAGAACGACACCTACTCCATGCTGGCCCTGGGCAACGTGTGGCTCCAGACCCTGCACCAGCCCACCAGGGACCGGGAGAAG GAAAAGAGACATCAGGATCGAGCCCTGGCCATTTACAAACAGGTCCTACGAAACGACTCCAAGAACCTTTACGCTGCCAACGGCATAG GTGCCGTCCTGGCCCATAAGGGCTACTACCGAGAGGCCCGTGACGTGTTTGCCCAGGTGAGAGAAGCCACAGCTGATATCAGTGACGTCTGGCTCAACCTGGCCCACATCTACGTGGAGCAGAAACAGTACATCAGCGCTGTGCAGATG TACGAGAACTGTCTGAAGAAATTCTACAAGCATCAGAACACTGAGGTGCTGCTGTACCTGGCTCGGGCACTCTTCAAATGCGGGAAACTCCAGGAGTGCAAACAGACTCTGCTGAAG GCACGTCACGTGGCCCCCAGTGACACAGTGCTGATGTTCAACGTGGCCCTGGTGCTGCAGAGGCTGGCCACTCTGGTGCTGAAGGATGAGAAGAGTAACCTAAAGGCTGTACTCAGTGCTGTCAAAGAGCTGGAGCTGGCCCACCG GTATTTCAGCTACCTTGCCAAGGCAGGTGACAAGATGAGGTTCGACCTAGTGCTTGCCTCCACGGAGGCCAG GCAATGCTCTGACCTGCTGAGTCAGGCTCAGTATCACGTGGCTCGGGCCAGGAAGCAGgacgaggaggagaaggagatccGGGCCAAGCAGGATCAGGAGAGGGACTTCCTGCGCCAACAGATGCATAAAGAACAG gaggagaagagaacCAAGCTGGAAGAGGATCAGAAGAAGCTGCTGGAGCAGAGAGCCATGTACGTGGAGAAGACCAAGGGTCTGCTCTCCTTCGCCGATGGAATgaaggaggaaaggaaagagaagaggaaaggtGGCGGCCGA CGCAAGAAAGGGGACTTTGATGAGTTTGTCAACGATGGCTCTGATGAGGACCTGCCAgtgagaaggaggaagaagaggaagggtGGCAGCGGGAGTGAGGAGGAGGGccgcaggaagaggaggag ACCCAACAAAGGGGGTGACGATGGCAGCGATGACGAGGAAGGAGGCTCACGGCCCAAAAAGCAACGCAAACCCAGAGCGGGCGGCAAGAAGATGCAAAAG TACGAGCCTGTGCCACCATCTCTCAAAGGCAAGATCAAGTCGAAGGCCATCATCTCATCCTCCGACTCTTCATCAGACGAGGATGGACTGAAAATTGCTGAAGACAG AAACCCCAGAGACAGTGGTTCAGGCTCTGATAACGAGGGCGGCCACAAGAAGCGCATCGCCTCCGACAGTGAGTCCGACGGGGGCCGGAACCGCTCTGGCAGCGAAGCTGGAAGCCCCCAACGCTCCGGAAACTCGGTTAGTGACTCCGGCAGCGACCGTccagtgaagaggaagagagtgCAGCAGCAGTCTGACTCAGAGCAGTCTGATAACGAGAGCAAGAGGAGCCGCTCTGGGTCGGAGAACGAGTCCCGACCTGGCTCACCGGCCGCAGCCTCtggctctgaagcaggttctccgGCGTGCTCCCCACACCGCTCCGACAACGGATCAGAACCAGGGGGCTCAGCCAAAGAGGCCTCCAACCACGGCTCTGGCTCTGACAGTGACTGA
- the LOC109895261 gene encoding eukaryotic translation initiation factor 4 gamma 2-like isoform X2, with protein sequence MLGNIKFIGELGKLDLIHESILHKCIKTLLEKKKRVQLKDMGEDLECLCQIMRTVGPRLDHEKARSLMDQYFGRMKSLMNNKDLPARIRFLVQDSVELRENNWVARKAFIDNGPKTINQIRQEAVKDLGVFIPPMAQGMRTDFFLEGPFMPRLKLDRETLGGLADMFGQMPGSGIGTGPGVIQDRYSPTMGRHRTNPLFNGHTAPATQSQFEMGGKPFIKSNQGQNPIFQNQQQQAQSKDMAPRFIKKGSLNADEISLRPAQSFLLNTNQVPKLQPQIPTMIPPSAQPPRTQTPPLGQPPLLGLKTNPPPIQEKPPKTTKKPPPAKEELLKMTETIVTDYLNSKNIDEAVNSVREMKAPKHFLPEMLSKIVICSLDCPDEDKEHASTLIHTLRTEGLVTGESFMRAFLSVLDQCPKIEVDIPLVKSYLAQFAARAIIAELVSMDELAHPLENGTHFPLFLLCLQQTAKLKDREWLTDLFQQSKVNMQKMLPEIDQNKDRMLEILEGKGLSFLFPLMKLEKELLKQIKADPSPQCIYKWIKDNISPKLHTDKGFVNILMTSFLQYIAQEINASEEEDQLSAPTKEQLDQEKQLLLVFKPVMQKFLHDHQDLQVGALYALQVHCNAKTFPKGMLLRYFVHFYDMEIIEEEAFLAWKEDITQEFPGKGKALFQVNQWLTWLETAEEEESEEEAD encoded by the exons ATGCTGGGAAATATCAAATTCATTGGGGAACTTGGCAAACTCGATCTTATCCATGAATCTATCCTTCATAAGTGCATCAAAACA cttttggaAAAGAAGAAGAGAGTCCAACTTAAAGATATGGGGGAAGATTTGGAGTGCCTCTGTCAGATAATGAGAACAGTGGGGCCTAGACTCGATCATGAAAAGGCTAGG TCTTTAATGGATCAGTACTTTGGCCGTATGAAATCCTTAATGAACAACAAGGACTTGCCGGCAAGGATTCGTTTCCTGGTGCAGGATTCAGTGGAGTTGCGAGAGAACAATTGGGTGGCTCGCAAAGCTTTTATCGATAATGGACCAAAGACGATTAACCAGATTCGTCAGGAAGCAGTAAAA GATTTGGGTGTTTTTATTCCACCAATGGCCCAGGGAATGAGAACTGACTTCTTTTTGGAGGGGCCCTTCATGCCTAGGTTGAAACTTGACAGGGAAACTCTTGGCGGGTTGGCGGATATGTTTGGACAGATGCCAG GGAGTGGGATCGGCACAGGCCCTGGAGTGATTCAGGACCGGTATTCGCCCACCATGGGCCGTCACCGCACCAACCCACTCTTCAACGGGCACACAGCCCCTGCTACCCAGTCTCAGTTTGAGATGGGAGGCAAGCCCTTCATCAAATCTAACCAG GGGCAGAATCCAATTTTCCAGAACCAGCAACAGCAGGCTCAGTCTAAGGACATGGCACCGCGTTTCATCAAGAAAGGATCGCTCAACGCTGATGAG ATCAGTCTAAGGCCGGCACAGTCATTCCTTCTCAACACAAACCAAGTGCCAAAGTTGCAGCCGCAGATACCAACAATGATTCCTCCAAGTGCTCAACCTCCACGCACTCAAACACCACCACTGGGACAG CCTCCTCTGCTTGGTCTGAAAACCAACCCTCCTCCAATTCAGGAAAAACCTCCAAAGACCACCAAGAAACCGCCTCCTGCAAAGGAAGAGTTGCTTAAGATGACC GAGACCATAGTGACCGATTACCTGAACAGCAAAAACATTGATGAAGCTGTGAACAGTGTAAGAGAGATGAAGGCTCCCAAACACTTCCTGCCTGAGATGTTGAGCAAGATCGTGATCTGTTCTCTTGACTGCCCAGACGAAGACAAGGAGCATGCCAGCACCTTGATCCACACACTCCGCACAGAGGGCCTTGTTACTGGGGAGAGCTTCATGCGG GCTTTTCTCAGTGTTCTGGACCAGTGTCCCAAGATCGAAGTGGACATTCCTCTGGTGAAGTCCTACTTGGCCCAGTTTGCAGCGCGAGCCATCATCGCAGAGCTGGTGAGCATGGACGAGCTAGCCCACCCTCTGGAGAATGGCACCCACTTCCCCCTCTTCCTGCTTTGTCTGCAACAGACTGCCAAGCTGAAGGATCGTGAGTGGCTCACTGATCTATTCCAGCAAAGCAAGGTCAACATGCAGAAGATGCTGCCTG AAATCGACCAAAACAAGGATCGCATGCTGGAGATCTTGGAGGGCAAAGGCCTGAGCTTCTTATTCCCACTCATGAAGCTGGAAAAGGAACTGCTGAAGCAGATCAAAGCAGACCCCTCTCCCCAGTGCATCTACAAGTGGATCAAGGACAACATCTCCCCTAAGCTCCACACCGACAAGGGCTTCGTCAACATCCTCATGACCAG TTTCTTGCAGTACATTGCCCAAGAGATAAATGCCAGTGAGGAAGAAGACCAGTTATCAGCCCCCACTAAAGAACAGCTGGACCAGGAGAAGCAGCTGCTGCTGGTCTTCAAGCCAGTGATGCAGAAGTTCCTGCATGATCACCAGGATCTGCAAGTCGGTGCCCTCTACGCACTGCAGGTCCACTGCAATGCTAAAACTTTCCCTAAAG GAATGTTACTGCGCTATTTTGTCCACTTCTATGATATGGAAATCATTGAAGAAGAAGCCTTCCTTGCATGGAAAGAAGACATAACTCAAGAGTTTCCTGGGAAGGGGAAAGCATTATTCCAG GTGAACCAGTGGCTGACCTGGCTGGAGACTGCTGAGGAAGAGGAGTCTGAGGAGGAAGCTGACTGA